A segment of the Odoribacter splanchnicus DSM 20712 genome:
GAAATGGGTGTCGGTGGTGCAGCACTCGCTTCTGTATGTGCCGAAATATCCGCTACATTTTTCTTTATCGGGTATACGCTCGTCAAGCTTCCGCTAAAAACTTATTCCTTATTCTATTTTCATAAACTGGAAGGCTGGCTGATGAAATCGGTTCTGAAACTGGCTTTTCCCACCATGATCCAAAAGTTACTTTCTTTCGGGACATGGTTTATTTTCTTCGCTCTGGTCGAACATATGGGCGAGACACCGATTGCGGTGTCCGGTATTGTGAGAAGTGTTTATATGCTCGTTATGATCCCCGTATTTGCTTTCGGTGCAACGGCCAATACGCTCACCAGCCGCCTGATCGGCGAAGGGAAACAAAACGAAGTGATGCCGACTGTCTTCAAAACGATCGGACAAGGGCTGATCGCCATTCTGCCGGTACTCTTATGCTGTTTGTTTATCCCTCATACGGTGCTGTCTATCTACACCGACGATTTGGTCTTAGCCGATGCCTCTATTCCTTCTTTGCTGGTTATCTGCTGTGCTTCGATCGCTATGAGCTTCGGAATTCCACTGTTCGAAGCCGTATCAGGTACAGGTAATACGACCAATGCGTTGATACTGGAATCTGTCGTACTGATCGCCTACACCTTTTCTGTCTGGTTTTTCGCTTCTTACATATCCACCCGCGTAGAATGGGTATGGACCAGTGAATTTACTTATGGAACCCTCATCGGTCTGGTGTCCTGGCTTTTCATGAGATTCGCTTCCTGGCAGCGTAAGAAAATCTGAACATGTAGAAATTTAGTATTTTTGATACGGGATTCAGCCAGTGGCTTTTGCGAATCAAGCGGAATACTTTATCTTTGCATAAAAGTCGCGCAACAGATAACTAACGACGAAAGCATGAGTATGGAAAAGACATATGCCTATGAAGTAGAAAAAATCTTTACTTCCTGGTATAGTTCGCTGTGTTATTTTGCCTTTCGGTATGTACAGGACGATGAAACGGCCCGGGGCATCGTTCAGGAGGTTTTTGTCCGCTTAATGGAAAAGCGACAGTCAGTCCAAAGTGAGTAACATCTGAAAAACTTTTTATATCTGACCATAAAAAAACGATTGTCTGAACCATTTACGCAACCGTCTCTCGCGGGAACACTACCTGAGTTATCTGAAACATGAAGGAGAACAGGACGAATTCGAATGCCGGATGATCGAAACGGAAATTTTCAGCCGGCTGAGAAAAGCAATAGAAAAATTACCCCGGGAATGCCGTAAAGTATTCGAGTTGTACTATTTCGAGGGGATGAATAACGAGAAAGCGGCCCAAACCCTGCGAATCAGTATTGAAACGGTAAAAGCCCAAAAGAAACGGGGCAAACAGATACTGCGAAAAAATCTGCAAGAGTTGTACCCGCTGTTCGCCTTATTATTCGGTCTGTGATTTCGGTTACTTTTTCCTTAATTAATCCGAAGTCACCGGTAAAATAAAAAAATTCATTTTCATTTACCCCTTTTTGCATATCATCGTGTAATAATACAAAATGGTTGCAAAATGGGAGTAAAAAACGACATTACTATTATCCGGCTTATTCTGGGTCATTGGGCTGGGAAACTATCCGAACCGGAGAAAAAAGAACTGGACAACTGGCTGGCACAATCGGAAAAACACCGGATTTATTTCCAAAAATGGTGTGACGATGAACGGCAAAATGAGTTGTTGTCCAAAATCGGATGCTACGACCCCGGGGAAGGGTGGCAACAGGTGGTCCGTAAAAGAAACATGCGGCGCAACCGCCGGTGGTGGCTGGTAGCAGCAGCTTCTGTCGCTATTCTTTTCGGGGGACTGGCAGTCTACCGGTATAGCAAGATTCCTGTTTCTCTCCCCTTAGCCAGCGAGGAGACCTCTATATATCCCGGAAAACGCATGGCCCGGCTGATTACCCCTTCAGGCGAAACAGTATTATTGGATACACTACGGCAAACGGATACACAGCAAATGAAGTTGCATAACGATCAGGGACGGGTGGTCATTCAAGCCGCTTGCGGAGATGCAAACGGTGATCAACCTGTTTACCATTGCCTGGAAGTACCCCGGGGTGGAGAATTCAGTTTCCTGTTGCCCGACAGCACGACCGTATTTCTGAATGCCGAGAGCCGTCTGCGCTTCCCTGACCGATTCGTTCCGGGGAGTGAAAGAATCGTATATCTCAGTGGTGAAGCTTATTTCGACGTGAAGCGTGATCCCCGTTCTCCCTTTCTGGTTTGCCTGGAACACTCGGCGGTAAAAGTGACAGGTACTTCCTTCAATGTCAAGGCGTACCCCGACGACACGAACGAAGCGACCACCTTGATCAGCGGAACCGTATCGATGGGGATCGGCACTACGGAACAATGGATCGTCCTGAAACCGGGCGAACAGGGGTATTACGACGCTACCCGGAAAACACTGTTGCAGCAAACCGTGGACGTGAATTATTATACAGCCTGGAAAGACGGCGTGTTTGCCTTTTACCGGCAACCCCTGGAAGAGGTCATGAAAACACTGGGATGCTGGTATCTGTTCGACACCCATTATCAGAACGAAGCATTGAAATCTATTCTTTACACGGGGAAAATCAATCGTCATGCTTCCATCCGGGAGGTCTTGCACACCTTCGAGCTGATGGACGAACTTACATTCGACATAAAAGGAAAGGAGGTTATTGTCAGGAGAAAATAAAAAAAGCAACCGCTTCTTCTTGCACAAGAACCGGTTGCAAACTTGTATAAACAATTTACAAATCGTTTTAACACAACAAATTTATGAAAAAAAACAATCGGTTGTTGCCGGATTGGAAAGATTCCGGTGGCTTGCAACAAGTAAGCAGAATGATGAAATGTGTGCTATTCTTTATGCTGACACTCGTGTGTGGTGTCCAGGGGAAAGTGTATTCCCAACAGTATACACTGGACCTACATCTGAAACAAACTTCTCTGGAAGAAGTTTTCAACCGGATAGAGGCCCAGACCGGACTGAAATTTTTGTACAATACCCTGCTCACCGACTCAAAAGGGAAAGTGGATGTCGAAGCCCGGCAGGAAGACATCCGCAAAGTGCTGGATGAATTATTGAATCCCCTGGGTCTCACCTATATATTGAACAGTAATCATATTGTGGTCAAGCAAGCAGATGCTGCCGCCCCACAGGAAAAAACGGTGATCAAAGGGAAAGTGACGGATAGCAAAGGCAGTCCCCTACCCGGCGTGACGGTACGGATCAAAGGAACCAATATCGGTGTCGTTTCGGACAACGACGGCCACTACGAATTAACTTTACCTGCCGGAACCGATCCGACACTGATATTTTCTTTCGTCGGTATGCTTTCGCAGGAAGCAAAATATACAGGCCAACGTGAGCTGAATATCATCCTGCACGAAAATATAGGTGGATTATTCCACGGATTTCTATGCGCTGCTCTTCCTCGCCACACCCCGTGACAAGCATCCCGAAAAGTTCATGTGGCCGGAGTACTACAAACACATTGCCTCACCGCAGAAATATACGACGGATGTCGTATCGCAATTTCCGGAAGGGGTCAGAATGCCGGGCGTGTACGCCGAGTTTACCAACCGGGAGTCAGGGGAAAAAGAGAGATATAATCCGGACGATGTGATTACCTTTTTACACAACGACCATCTGATAGGCGAATATCTGCAGAACAATGAGTTTCGCCGATATAGATCCTACGAACAATATTCGGCAGGTATGGAAAAATACGGCAAATATTTTGTAACGCCCTCTCTCAAAGCACGTATCGAAGCGTTAGGAGCTCCTCTGTATGACACCAAAGCCGGTTCCCCGGCGGCGGATTTTACCTACCCCGACGTGGAAGGCAATAGAGTATCGCTGTCCGACTTCAAGGGGAAAGTGGTACTGGTAGACGTCTGGGCCACCTGGTGCAGCCCCTGCCGGAAGGAAATCCCCCCATCTGAAAAACCTGAAGAAGGAGATGCACGGCACCGATGTGGTCTTTTTAGGCGTTTCTGTCGATGAAGCGAAAGACAAACAAAAATGGCTGGATTTCATCGAAACAGAGGGGTTAAAAGGTATCCAACTCTTAGCCAATGGCTGGAGCAAAATCACAAAAGACTATAAAATCAACGGTATTCCCCGTTTCATGGTCTTTGACAAAAAAGGCAACATTGTCTCAGCAGATGCTCCCCGGCCTTCCAACCCCGAATTGAAAAAAATGCTGGAAGCGGAACTCAACAGATAATCCTCACCCGATTCTATCTGAAAATCAAGGGCTGCCCTGCTTTTACCCTCTTTTCCTCCCCACTCTCCCGTCAGTACCTTTCTTTCCCTACTTATTTCCAAAAATTAAAATCTGTACAGAAAAAACTTTATAGACATTCATTTTTGTTTTGCATAAATAATCCTTTACAAAAAATTTACAGACAAGCTCTTTTTATCCGTTCCAGGCCATCTTCCAAAACACAACGGGGACATCCGATATTCATCCGGCGGAATCCCCTGCCCTCTTCACCGAATTCCAGACCGTCGTTCAGTCCGACTTTTCCTATCTTCACCAATCGTTCTCCACAGGCTTCATGCGACAAACCGGTCCCCCGGAAATCCAGCCACAATAAAAACGAACCTTCGGGTTTCAATACTTTGATCTGTGGTAGTTCTCTCTCGAAATAATCCAAAGCGAACTGTACATTCCCTTCCAGATACCGGGTCAGTTCCTCCAACCAACCGGCCCCATACCGATAGGCCGCTTTCAAAGTAACGTGTCCGAAGATATTTCCCAAGTCCAGGTGCAAAGTCGTTAATTCACGATTGTATACCTCCAGAATCTCAGGGTTGGAAGCAATAATCACCGAATTCATCATACCGGCGATATTGAAAGTCTTACTCGGAGCCATAGCGGTCAGCGTACGGGCAGCGATCTCCTCCGACACAGAAGCCATAACCGTATGCCGATGTCCGAACAAAGCCAGATCTGCATGAATTTCATCGGATAGAATCAGGACATCGTAACGGCAGCACAATTCTCCGATCCTTGCCAATTCCTCACGGGTCCACACCCGTCCGACAGGGTTATGAGAATTACACAGAATGAGCATTTTCACTCCTTTTTGTAACCCCTGTTCGAAGCATTCCCAGTCGATCACATACTTTTCGGTATCTCTTATTAAAGGACAACATACCAATTCGCGGCCATTATCCTTTACTACGGCATGAAACGGAGGATATACCGGAGTCATAATCATCACCTTATCGCCGGACTTAGTAAAAGCCCGGACAGAAATCGCCAGTGAAGTAACAATCCCGGGGCTGGAAGACAACCATTCTTCCTTTACCTCCCAACGATACCGCTGTTTCACCCAATTACGAAAAGCATCCTTACCATCATCCGAACGGAACGTATAACCGAAAATCCCCTGTTCACAACATTTACGTGCTGCCTCCTGCACCTCCGGGGGAACCCGGAAATCCATATCGGCCACCCACATCGGCAACAGATCCGCACAACCGAAAACATCCTGCAAACCGTCGTATTTCACACAATCGGTGTTCCGACGGTCAATCATTTGATCAAAATTATACCTATTCATAAAAGTTGTTGAGTTACTGAGTTGTTGAGTTACTGAGTTGTTGAGTTACTGAGTTGTTGAGTTGCTGAGCTGCTGAGTTATTGAGTTACTGAGTTGCTCTTGGGAGCTCTAATCGTTATTCCTAATCATTATTTTCTAATCTTTTTATTAACTTTGCACGTACAAATATAAATTTATAAATCTACAATGAAAAGACAAAATACGGTAATCTATATCTGTGTCATTATCACACTCTTGAATGTAGCCGGATTATTGTTTATTGCCTGCAAAAGTAATTCACCGATCGCAACGGCTTCTACTCCGGTTCAATCTTCAACTTCAGGTTATTATAGCGATGCCTATATGCCCGAGGCCCTGACTTTTGCCGGAGAGACCGTACCGTTGCAACGCCTGGATGTACAGGAAGCACTTCGGAAAGAACTGATCGTCAATTCTTATTTACATTCACATACCATTCAGATTCTACAAACGGCTCCCCGGGTTTTCCAACTGATGGAACCGATTTTGGAAAAGAACGGTATCCCGGAAGATTTCAAATACCTGGCGGTCATCGAAAGCCGTCTGAACCCTCAGGCCCAATCACCTGCCGGAGCAGTCGGAGTATGGCAGTTTCTGAAAGGTACCGGAAAGGAAAACGGTTTGGAAATCAATAATGAAGTAGACGAGCGCTATCACATCGAAAAATCGACAGAAGCCGCTGCCGCCTATCTCAAAAAAGCTTATGAGAAATTCGGTTCGTGGACACTGGCTGCAGCTGCGTATAATGCAGGCGCAGCTATGATTTCCCGGCAAATGGACCTCCAGAAAGAAACGAATTATTACAATCTCCTGTTGGGAGAGGAAACGGAACGTTATGTATTCCGGATTCTGGCCCTGAAACAGATTATGAATCATCCCGAACTGTACAATTTTAAAGTAAATACCGTTTATACTTTCGAAAAAACAGAAACAGTAGAAGTGAAAGGTCCTGTCAAAAGCTGGGCCGATTTTGCGCAAGAGCAAGGGATTACCTATAAAACCCTGAAGCGTTTCAACCCCTGGCTCCGGAAAACCGATTTAAAAAATCCACGACACAAAACTTACACGATCAGTATCCCTAAGAAAAAAGAACTGTACAAATAATAAAAATCACGTTAGATGAGGCACGGTATTTGTTTATACATTTTTTGTTATTACTTTAGCTAAGCATTAAATGTATAAATATGAGGACAGTCAATATTACTTGTGAAAATACACACCAGGAATACGAAATAGAGTTAGGCACTACACTTAGAGATGTAAAAAAGATCATCTTCCCGGAAAACCATAATCACATCCTCG
Coding sequences within it:
- a CDS encoding sigma factor, which encodes MEKTYAYEVEKIFTSWYSSLCYFAFRYVQDDETARGIVQEVFVRLMEKRQSVQSE
- a CDS encoding MATE family efflux transporter is translated as MRSSVKNKIIWTIALPIIFGNLAQTLIALTDTAFLGRVSAVALGASMMAGIYYYIYSTLAWGFAIGIQIIVARRLGEGRLDRIGVIFEHGLFFVLFLSTGLFLIQHYFTNDILARIIQSPNIYAAAVEYMDYRHYGIIFVCFNFLFRSLYIGLSDTKVISFTTAIMAMVNIFLDYVLIFGKWGFPEMGVGGAALASVCAEISATFFFIGYTLVKLPLKTYSLFYFHKLEGWLMKSVLKLAFPTMIQKLLSFGTWFIFFALVEHMGETPIAVSGIVRSVYMLVMIPVFAFGATANTLTSRLIGEGKQNEVMPTVFKTIGQGLIAILPVLLCCLFIPHTVLSIYTDDLVLADASIPSLLVICCASIAMSFGIPLFEAVSGTGNTTNALILESVVLIAYTFSVWFFASYISTRVEWVWTSEFTYGTLIGLVSWLFMRFASWQRKKI
- a CDS encoding FecR family protein, which translates into the protein MGVKNDITIIRLILGHWAGKLSEPEKKELDNWLAQSEKHRIYFQKWCDDERQNELLSKIGCYDPGEGWQQVVRKRNMRRNRRWWLVAAASVAILFGGLAVYRYSKIPVSLPLASEETSIYPGKRMARLITPSGETVLLDTLRQTDTQQMKLHNDQGRVVIQAACGDANGDQPVYHCLEVPRGGEFSFLLPDSTTVFLNAESRLRFPDRFVPGSERIVYLSGEAYFDVKRDPRSPFLVCLEHSAVKVTGTSFNVKAYPDDTNEATTLISGTVSMGIGTTEQWIVLKPGEQGYYDATRKTLLQQTVDVNYYTAWKDGVFAFYRQPLEEVMKTLGCWYLFDTHYQNEALKSILYTGKINRHASIREVLHTFELMDELTFDIKGKEVIVRRK
- a CDS encoding TlpA family protein disulfide reductase, coding for MDYSTDFYALLFLATPRDKHPEKFMWPEYYKHIASPQKYTTDVVSQFPEGVRMPGVYAEFTNRESGEKERYNPDDVITFLHNDHLIGEYLQNNEFRRYRSYEQYSAGMEKYGKYFVTPSLKARIEALGAPLYDTKAGSPAADFTYPDVEGNRVSLSDFKGKVVLVDVWATWCSPCRKEIPPSEKPEEGDARHRCGLFRRFCR
- a CDS encoding carboxypeptidase-like regulatory domain-containing protein; the protein is MKKNNRLLPDWKDSGGLQQVSRMMKCVLFFMLTLVCGVQGKVYSQQYTLDLHLKQTSLEEVFNRIEAQTGLKFLYNTLLTDSKGKVDVEARQEDIRKVLDELLNPLGLTYILNSNHIVVKQADAAAPQEKTVIKGKVTDSKGSPLPGVTVRIKGTNIGVVSDNDGHYELTLPAGTDPTLIFSFVGMLSQEAKYTGQRELNIILHENIGGLFHGFLCAALPRHTP
- a CDS encoding TlpA family protein disulfide reductase, producing MHGTDVVFLGVSVDEAKDKQKWLDFIETEGLKGIQLLANGWSKITKDYKINGIPRFMVFDKKGNIVSADAPRPSNPELKKMLEAELNR
- a CDS encoding MalY/PatB family protein yields the protein MIDRRNTDCVKYDGLQDVFGCADLLPMWVADMDFRVPPEVQEAARKCCEQGIFGYTFRSDDGKDAFRNWVKQRYRWEVKEEWLSSSPGIVTSLAISVRAFTKSGDKVMIMTPVYPPFHAVVKDNGRELVCCPLIRDTEKYVIDWECFEQGLQKGVKMLILCNSHNPVGRVWTREELARIGELCCRYDVLILSDEIHADLALFGHRHTVMASVSEEIAARTLTAMAPSKTFNIAGMMNSVIIASNPEILEVYNRELTTLHLDLGNIFGHVTLKAAYRYGAGWLEELTRYLEGNVQFALDYFERELPQIKVLKPEGSFLLWLDFRGTGLSHEACGERLVKIGKVGLNDGLEFGEEGRGFRRMNIGCPRCVLEDGLERIKRACL
- a CDS encoding lytic transglycosylase domain-containing protein, with product MKRQNTVIYICVIITLLNVAGLLFIACKSNSPIATASTPVQSSTSGYYSDAYMPEALTFAGETVPLQRLDVQEALRKELIVNSYLHSHTIQILQTAPRVFQLMEPILEKNGIPEDFKYLAVIESRLNPQAQSPAGAVGVWQFLKGTGKENGLEINNEVDERYHIEKSTEAAAAYLKKAYEKFGSWTLAAAAYNAGAAMISRQMDLQKETNYYNLLLGEETERYVFRILALKQIMNHPELYNFKVNTVYTFEKTETVEVKGPVKSWADFAQEQGITYKTLKRFNPWLRKTDLKNPRHKTYTISIPKKKELYK
- a CDS encoding RNA polymerase sigma factor, translating into MNHLRNRLSREHYLSYLKHEGEQDEFECRMIETEIFSRLRKAIEKLPRECRKVFELYYFEGMNNEKAAQTLRISIETVKAQKKRGKQILRKNLQELYPLFALLFGL